A region from the Streptomyces lydicus genome encodes:
- a CDS encoding glycosyltransferase, protein MRILITAHAIYSHLAPLVLPVAERAQEAGHEVAVATGADVIEHIEKRGLTALTLPHMASMGEALQNGTIQPPPGMENVGSVTVELVPEFFAATFVGHLSAASVPDLLDVAKSWQPDLILHESTEYGGYLAAEILGIPHGALDIGPMAPYAHPAVTEELNRQREKFGLAPVTDPCHPFRAFRAGVVPEDFYPTDSRLPSARYYQVPAGAAQGALDPEIARLDTDRPLVLATLGSNASRLPGGAHALLETIIEALGELPVTGVVALGANRDPRQWDGPRRNNVHLTSFVQQELLLRSSDLFLTHAGFNGTREALAAGVPMVAVPLFAEQSHNASRLEQLGVGTRMNVQDVTRDALAAALRNVLDDRSYRSRAQGLQRRSHALPDLGQLVADAAALAA, encoded by the coding sequence ATGCGCATCCTCATCACCGCACACGCGATCTACTCGCACCTCGCGCCCCTGGTACTGCCGGTGGCGGAGAGAGCCCAGGAGGCAGGCCACGAGGTGGCCGTCGCCACGGGGGCCGATGTCATCGAACACATAGAAAAGCGCGGGCTCACCGCGTTGACGCTGCCCCATATGGCGTCGATGGGGGAGGCGCTACAGAACGGCACCATCCAGCCCCCGCCGGGCATGGAGAACGTCGGCTCCGTGACCGTTGAGCTGGTGCCGGAATTCTTCGCCGCGACCTTCGTCGGGCACCTCTCCGCGGCCAGCGTCCCCGACCTCCTCGACGTGGCCAAGAGCTGGCAGCCGGACCTGATCCTCCACGAGTCGACCGAGTACGGTGGCTATCTGGCGGCGGAAATCCTCGGCATCCCACACGGCGCTCTGGATATCGGGCCGATGGCGCCCTACGCCCACCCCGCCGTGACGGAGGAGCTCAACAGGCAGCGGGAGAAATTCGGCCTGGCGCCGGTCACCGACCCCTGCCACCCGTTCCGCGCCTTCCGTGCCGGAGTCGTTCCGGAGGACTTCTACCCCACGGACAGCCGGCTGCCCAGCGCCCGCTACTACCAGGTCCCCGCCGGGGCGGCACAGGGTGCTCTCGATCCGGAGATCGCCCGACTCGACACGGACCGGCCGCTCGTCCTCGCCACCCTAGGCTCGAACGCTTCCCGGCTTCCCGGCGGCGCCCACGCCCTGCTGGAGACCATCATCGAGGCCCTTGGAGAGCTGCCGGTCACCGGCGTCGTGGCCCTGGGGGCCAACCGCGACCCGCGGCAGTGGGACGGACCACGCCGCAACAACGTCCATCTGACGTCGTTCGTCCAGCAGGAACTGCTGCTCCGGTCCAGCGATCTGTTCCTCACGCATGCGGGCTTCAACGGCACCCGGGAGGCGCTGGCCGCCGGAGTCCCCATGGTGGCCGTACCGCTGTTCGCGGAACAGTCCCACAACGCCTCCCGGCTCGAGCAGTTGGGCGTCGGGACCCGGATGAATGTCCAGGACGTGACACGCGATGCGCTGGCCGCGGCGCTGCGCAACGTTCTCGATGACCGCTCCTACCGGTCCCGCGCCCAGGGACTCCAGCGCCGGTCCCACGCTCTGCCGGACCTCGGCCAGCTGGTGGCGGATGCGGCGGCGCTGGCCGCCTGA
- a CDS encoding TetR/AcrR family transcriptional regulator, producing the protein MTCADAVTNAPGQAARRTSGSGGPAEEAALPERKGERTRRRILTAARRKFGEVGYERATIRAIAAEADVDKSSVIQYFGSKQALFREAVHWQIPHDELTTSDPGHTVENRLRGMLDTWAADPDSPMAVLLRTSMTSDEAAELLRRHMTAEVTDHIAATIDAPDARLRAALFSAIMMGVAAQRYLLHLPDLAEADVEDIVRIATPLLRSLVAPDA; encoded by the coding sequence TTGACCTGCGCCGATGCAGTGACGAACGCGCCCGGACAGGCCGCGCGGCGCACGTCCGGTTCCGGGGGCCCGGCCGAGGAGGCAGCCCTTCCGGAGCGCAAGGGCGAGCGCACACGCCGGCGCATCCTGACGGCCGCACGCCGGAAGTTCGGGGAGGTCGGCTACGAGCGCGCGACCATCCGCGCCATCGCTGCCGAAGCCGATGTGGACAAGTCCTCCGTGATCCAGTACTTCGGCAGCAAGCAGGCCCTGTTCCGCGAGGCCGTCCACTGGCAGATCCCCCACGACGAACTCACCACCAGCGACCCCGGCCACACGGTGGAGAACCGCCTGCGCGGCATGCTGGACACCTGGGCGGCGGATCCGGACAGTCCCATGGCGGTGCTCCTGCGGACGAGCATGACGAGCGACGAAGCGGCAGAGCTGCTGCGCCGGCATATGACCGCGGAGGTCACGGATCACATCGCAGCCACCATCGATGCCCCGGACGCGCGACTGCGTGCCGCGCTGTTCAGCGCGATCATGATGGGGGTCGCCGCCCAGCGCTATCTGCTGCACCTGCCCGACCTGGCCGAGGCGGACGTGGAGGACATCGTGCGGATCGCCACTCCCCTGCTCCGCAGCCTCGTCGCCCCGGACGCCTGA
- a CDS encoding DUF2079 domain-containing protein, which translates to MGWTVTAVFFVLYTVVSVLRNERMLNAGYDLGIFEQAIRAYAHGRAPVVELKGPGFHLLGDHFHPILVLVAPVYRLFPSGVTLLVVQAALMALACYPLTRWAHRAVGPVTGLAVGCGLGASWGLVAGVAKDFHEICFAVPLLAFSVTALGQRRWGAAAAWALPLLLVKEDLGLTLAAIGGYIAWQGRREGRHNSVERQDRSRERRHQAKDRRHQPGDRCRDAGDRPHEPGDSAHHPAERRHFPVLLGVAVMLLGVAGTAVEILVLLPAMNPRGGFDYWHQMPGEASSSGSLAGLASTGLHVLWPPMKWLLLFMLAAPTAFFGLRSPLTLLCVPTLAWRLLAGNEHYWQPNFHYNAILMPLVFAGLIDVLHRRPDIAPPRRRRKVLAFSAAFTAVTAAVYPLHDLVLPSAWRTPAHVRTAERLLQRIPDGDTVASSNRLAPMLTGRTTVSLVCFGTGPDPAAPTALPAHPPRWVVSDRHDPTVKTPCPVERTHRMLRLYRAHGYVQVAEEDGITLLRRR; encoded by the coding sequence ATGGGGTGGACCGTAACCGCGGTATTTTTTGTGCTGTACACCGTGGTGTCGGTGCTGCGGAACGAGCGCATGCTCAATGCCGGCTACGACCTGGGGATATTCGAGCAGGCGATTCGTGCCTATGCGCACGGCCGGGCTCCGGTCGTGGAACTCAAGGGACCGGGATTTCACCTCCTCGGAGACCACTTTCACCCCATCCTGGTGCTCGTCGCCCCCGTTTACCGGCTCTTCCCGAGTGGTGTGACGCTGCTGGTGGTGCAGGCCGCACTGATGGCACTCGCCTGTTATCCGCTCACCCGCTGGGCACACCGGGCCGTCGGACCGGTCACGGGCCTGGCGGTGGGCTGCGGGCTGGGCGCCTCCTGGGGCCTTGTGGCGGGAGTCGCCAAGGACTTCCACGAAATATGCTTCGCGGTTCCGCTTCTCGCATTCAGCGTGACCGCCCTCGGACAGCGCCGCTGGGGGGCGGCGGCAGCGTGGGCGCTCCCGTTGCTTCTGGTGAAAGAGGACCTCGGCCTCACGCTCGCCGCCATCGGCGGCTATATCGCATGGCAGGGGCGGCGCGAGGGGCGGCACAATTCCGTGGAACGGCAGGACAGGTCAAGGGAACGGCGCCATCAAGCCAAGGACCGGCGTCACCAGCCGGGGGATCGGTGTCGCGATGCCGGGGACCGGCCTCACGAGCCCGGGGACTCGGCTCACCACCCCGCGGAGCGGCGACACTTCCCCGTCCTGCTCGGCGTTGCCGTGATGCTTCTCGGCGTGGCGGGCACCGCGGTGGAAATTCTCGTTCTTCTGCCTGCCATGAATCCCCGCGGTGGCTTCGACTATTGGCACCAGATGCCGGGCGAGGCCTCCTCGTCGGGCAGCCTCGCCGGTCTTGCGTCCACCGGACTCCATGTGCTCTGGCCGCCGATGAAGTGGCTGCTGCTGTTCATGCTCGCCGCGCCCACCGCATTCTTCGGCCTGCGTTCCCCGCTGACGCTGCTGTGCGTACCCACTCTCGCCTGGCGGCTGCTGGCCGGCAACGAGCACTATTGGCAGCCGAATTTCCATTACAACGCGATCCTGATGCCGCTCGTCTTCGCCGGTCTCATCGATGTGCTCCACCGGCGGCCGGATATCGCGCCGCCGCGCAGACGCCGTAAGGTCCTTGCCTTCTCCGCCGCCTTCACCGCGGTCACGGCCGCGGTCTATCCGCTCCACGACCTGGTCCTCCCCTCGGCCTGGCGGACCCCGGCACATGTCCGTACGGCGGAGCGGTTGTTGCAGCGCATACCCGACGGGGACACCGTCGCCTCCTCGAACCGCCTGGCGCCGATGCTGACCGGCCGTACCACCGTCAGTCTGGTCTGCTTCGGCACCGGCCCCGATCCCGCCGCACCGACCGCCCTCCCGGCGCATCCGCCGCGCTGGGTGGTCTCGGACCGTCACGACCCGACCGTCAAAACCCCCTGCCCGGTGGAGCGGACCCACCGCATGCTGCGCCTCTACCGTGCGCATGGCTACGTCCAGGTCGCCGAGGAGGACGGGATCACCCTGCTCCGCAGGAGATAA
- a CDS encoding ABC transporter permease, producing MSEAPAAPHTESAEPATGPGRLDLLLVPPRARTGWRVLPARVVAMCVVELQKLRHDRTELYTRAVQPALWLLVFGETFTRIKAIPTGGTPYIDYLAPGIIAQSAMFIAIFYGIMIIWERDAGILTKLLVTPTPRSALIAGKAFAAGVKALIQAVVVIVIAALLGVAMTWNPLRLLAVGVAVILGSAFFSCLSMTIAGIVLTRDRLMGIGQAITMPLFFASNALYPVAIMPGWLQTVSRINPLSYQVDALRGLLLGTHAHLALDFTVLVAAAAVGIAAASSLLGRLAR from the coding sequence ATGTCCGAAGCACCCGCCGCACCGCACACCGAGTCGGCTGAACCGGCCACCGGTCCCGGACGCCTGGACCTGCTGCTGGTACCGCCGCGTGCCCGCACCGGCTGGCGGGTGCTGCCCGCCAGAGTCGTCGCGATGTGCGTGGTCGAATTGCAGAAGCTGCGTCACGACCGGACGGAGCTCTACACCCGAGCCGTCCAGCCCGCCCTGTGGCTCCTGGTCTTCGGCGAGACCTTCACCCGTATCAAGGCCATCCCGACCGGTGGCACCCCGTACATCGACTATCTGGCGCCCGGCATCATCGCCCAGTCGGCCATGTTCATCGCGATCTTCTACGGCATCATGATCATCTGGGAGCGGGACGCCGGCATCCTCACCAAGCTGCTGGTCACACCGACCCCACGCTCCGCCCTGATCGCAGGAAAGGCCTTCGCCGCCGGAGTGAAGGCGCTGATCCAGGCCGTGGTGGTGATCGTCATCGCCGCACTGCTCGGGGTGGCCATGACCTGGAACCCCCTACGACTCCTGGCCGTCGGCGTCGCGGTGATCCTCGGCTCGGCCTTCTTCTCCTGCCTGTCCATGACGATCGCCGGGATCGTACTCACCCGCGACCGCCTGATGGGTATCGGCCAGGCCATCACCATGCCGTTGTTCTTCGCCTCCAACGCGCTCTACCCGGTGGCGATCATGCCCGGCTGGCTCCAGACGGTCAGCAGGATCAACCCCTTGAGCTACCAGGTCGATGCCCTCCGCGGCCTCCTCCTGGGAACGCACGCCCATCTGGCTCTGGACTTCACCGTCCTGGTGGCCGCCGCCGCAGTGGGCATCGCCGCGGCCTCCTCGCTCCTGGGCCGCCTGGCCCGCTGA
- a CDS encoding ATP-binding cassette domain-containing protein, with amino-acid sequence MTCDDEERPRRAPGPDRTAPDAVTCRALRYAFGETKAVDGVDLSVRPGEVFGLLGPNGAGKTTAIRCITTLLPVPSGMVRVFGHDAAKERMAVRRLLGYVPQQLSADAGLTGRENVALFARVFDVPRRERAARVTQALEAVGLTDAAGRLAKTYSGGMIRRLELAQALVSAPRLLMLDEPTIGLDPIARTSVWEHINAVRAATGMTVLVTTHYMDEADQYCDRLALMHRGRIRALGTPDELRSALRARRRAAAAPPTAPTAPSASAAPAPAAASSDSSLSTTSSASPSSPSPSSAPSGSSDAVPTLEDVFRDVAGSGLDEQSGDFRDVRSTRRTAHRVG; translated from the coding sequence ATGACCTGCGACGACGAAGAACGGCCGCGGCGGGCACCCGGCCCGGACCGGACCGCCCCCGACGCCGTGACCTGCCGAGCCCTGCGCTACGCCTTCGGCGAGACCAAGGCCGTGGACGGCGTCGACCTCTCCGTCCGCCCCGGTGAGGTCTTCGGCCTGCTCGGCCCCAACGGCGCGGGCAAGACCACCGCGATCCGCTGTATCACCACGCTCCTGCCTGTGCCCTCCGGCATGGTGCGGGTTTTCGGGCACGACGCGGCGAAGGAGCGGATGGCGGTGCGCCGGCTGCTGGGGTACGTACCGCAGCAGCTGTCCGCGGATGCCGGGCTGACCGGTCGCGAGAACGTCGCCCTGTTCGCCCGGGTCTTCGATGTCCCGCGCCGTGAGCGCGCCGCACGCGTCACCCAGGCACTGGAGGCCGTCGGTCTCACCGACGCGGCCGGCCGGCTCGCCAAGACGTACTCCGGCGGCATGATCCGTCGCCTGGAACTCGCCCAGGCGCTGGTCAGTGCACCCCGTCTGCTGATGCTCGACGAGCCGACGATCGGCCTCGACCCGATCGCCCGCACCAGCGTCTGGGAGCACATCAACGCCGTACGGGCCGCCACCGGCATGACCGTCCTGGTGACCACGCACTACATGGACGAGGCCGACCAGTACTGCGACCGCCTCGCCCTGATGCACCGCGGCCGGATCCGCGCCCTCGGCACCCCCGACGAGCTCCGGTCCGCCCTGCGAGCACGGCGTCGCGCCGCCGCTGCCCCGCCCACCGCTCCCACGGCACCGAGCGCTTCGGCCGCCCCCGCACCAGCCGCCGCCTCATCGGACTCGTCCCTCTCCACTACCTCTTCCGCCTCCCCTTCCTCCCCCTCCCCCTCATCGGCCCCCTCGGGCTCGTCCGATGCCGTGCCGACTCTGGAGGACGTCTTCCGGGACGTCGCCGGCAGCGGCCTCGACGAGCAGTCAGGAGACTTCCGAGATGTCCGAAGCACCCGCCGCACCGCACACCGAGTCGGCTGA
- a CDS encoding PTS ascorbate transporter subunit IIC, producing the protein MDWLISLATFLVNEILSQPAYLIGLITAAGLIALKKTAGQVVGGAIKATLGFLLIGAGAGLVVSSLGPLGGMIHGATGAHGVIPTNEAIVGIAQAQFGARVAWLMILGFAVALMLARFTPLRYVFLTGHHMLFMATMLTMVLATSGLSSVSVVTVGGLLLGILLVAMPAFAHPWTKRITGNNSIAIGHFGTAGYLVAGAAGQLVGKRSRSTEEMKLPEGLRFLRDSMVATALSMVLIYIVMSLVYLGRAGRATAFKVFAADGGSAADGLGNYVMQSVMQGLQFGIAVAVILFGVRTILGELVPAFQGIAGKLVPGAVPALDAPIVFPYAQNAVLIGFLASFVGGLVSLALLTWVGHPALGLALVLPGLVPHFFTGGAAGVYGNATGGRRGAAVGAFLNGVLITFLPALLLKVLGAFGKENTTFGDADFGWFGTLIGNAAKAGATGGIMVMPALGAVLLGAAILFQKRVVETGWDPGARRDGFLPGAASTAPAVSTAPAPSAPLTASGLSGTDSAPVRGHAKIAPPVGAPAPPPAAG; encoded by the coding sequence CCCTCGCCACGTTTCTCGTGAACGAGATCCTCAGCCAACCCGCGTATCTGATCGGCCTGATCACGGCCGCCGGTCTGATCGCGCTGAAGAAGACCGCAGGTCAGGTGGTCGGAGGTGCGATCAAGGCGACGCTCGGCTTTCTGCTGATCGGTGCCGGGGCGGGGCTGGTGGTCAGCTCGCTCGGCCCGCTGGGCGGCATGATCCATGGGGCGACCGGGGCGCATGGGGTGATCCCGACCAACGAGGCGATCGTCGGCATCGCCCAGGCGCAGTTCGGCGCCCGGGTCGCCTGGCTGATGATCCTCGGCTTTGCGGTCGCCCTGATGCTGGCCCGCTTCACCCCACTGCGGTACGTGTTCCTGACCGGCCACCACATGCTGTTCATGGCCACCATGCTGACCATGGTCCTGGCCACTTCCGGCCTCTCCTCGGTGAGCGTGGTGACCGTCGGCGGCCTGCTGCTGGGCATTCTGCTGGTCGCGATGCCGGCCTTCGCGCACCCCTGGACCAAGCGCATCACCGGTAACAACAGCATCGCCATCGGCCACTTCGGCACCGCCGGTTACCTCGTCGCGGGCGCCGCCGGACAACTCGTCGGCAAGCGCAGCCGCAGTACGGAGGAGATGAAGCTGCCCGAGGGCCTGCGCTTTCTGCGGGACTCGATGGTCGCCACGGCGCTGTCCATGGTGCTGATCTACATCGTCATGTCGCTGGTCTATCTGGGCCGGGCGGGCCGGGCGACGGCGTTCAAGGTGTTCGCGGCCGACGGCGGCAGTGCGGCCGACGGCCTCGGGAACTACGTCATGCAGTCCGTCATGCAGGGCCTGCAGTTCGGGATCGCGGTCGCGGTGATCCTCTTCGGCGTCCGGACGATCCTGGGCGAGCTGGTCCCGGCGTTCCAGGGCATCGCCGGCAAGCTCGTACCGGGTGCGGTGCCGGCCCTGGACGCCCCGATCGTCTTCCCGTACGCGCAGAACGCGGTGCTCATCGGCTTTCTCGCCAGCTTCGTCGGCGGCCTGGTCAGCCTCGCCCTGCTGACCTGGGTCGGCCATCCGGCGCTCGGTCTCGCCCTGGTCCTGCCGGGGCTCGTGCCGCACTTCTTCACCGGGGGAGCGGCCGGCGTCTACGGCAATGCCACCGGTGGCCGGCGCGGTGCGGCCGTGGGCGCCTTCCTGAACGGTGTGCTGATCACGTTCCTGCCCGCGCTGCTGCTCAAGGTGCTCGGTGCGTTCGGCAAGGAGAACACCACGTTCGGCGATGCCGACTTCGGCTGGTTCGGCACCCTGATCGGCAATGCCGCCAAGGCGGGCGCCACCGGCGGCATCATGGTGATGCCGGCCCTGGGCGCCGTACTCCTGGGGGCGGCGATCCTCTTCCAGAAGCGGGTCGTGGAGACGGGCTGGGATCCGGGTGCCCGCCGCGATGGCTTCTTGCCGGGGGCGGCATCCACGGCACCTGCGGTATCCACGGCACCTGCGCCATCCGCGCCACTTACGGCCTCCGGGCTGTCCGGCACGGACTCGGCGCCGGTCCGGGGCCATGCGAAGATCGCGCCGCCGGTGGGGGCGCCGGCCCCGCCACCCGCGGCCGGCTGA